In Halorubrum sp. PV6, a single window of DNA contains:
- a CDS encoding thioesterase family protein: MSTYTTEIDVRFRDIDAMGHVNNAVYATYIEQARTNYFRDVLGDDISTIPTVLASVSIDFRRPVKLTDGSVTVEISIANIGTSSVTMDHEIRTGGEVVAEAEATLVSLDASGDPVPIPEKHRSAIESFHDL, encoded by the coding sequence TGAGCACATACACTACAGAGATCGACGTTCGCTTTCGTGATATCGACGCGATGGGCCACGTCAACAACGCCGTGTACGCGACGTACATCGAACAGGCGCGCACCAACTACTTCCGCGACGTGCTCGGCGACGACATCTCCACGATACCGACGGTGTTGGCGTCGGTGTCCATCGACTTCCGGCGCCCCGTCAAGCTGACCGACGGGAGCGTTACGGTGGAGATATCGATAGCGAACATCGGCACGTCCAGCGTGACGATGGACCACGAGATTCGCACCGGCGGCGAGGTCGTCGCCGAGGCGGAGGCGACGCTCGTGAGTCTCGACGCGAGCGGCGATCCCGTCCCGATTCCGGAGAAACACCGATCGGCCATCGAGTCGTTCCACGACCTCTGA
- a CDS encoding glutaredoxin family protein — MTVRLYALEGCPYCETVSDALDDAGVAYETEWVDGVHSLRDEVKRVSGQRAVPVLVDEARGVTMAESANIVEYVERSLA; from the coding sequence ATGACTGTACGGTTGTACGCACTGGAGGGGTGTCCCTACTGTGAGACGGTTTCGGACGCGCTCGACGACGCTGGAGTCGCGTACGAGACGGAGTGGGTCGACGGCGTACACTCCTTGCGGGACGAGGTGAAGCGAGTCAGCGGACAGCGCGCCGTCCCGGTGCTGGTGGACGAAGCGCGCGGCGTGACCATGGCCGAGAGCGCGAACATCGTCGAGTACGTCGAACGGAGCCTCGCGTGA
- a CDS encoding cob(I)yrinic acid a,c-diamide adenosyltransferase, protein MTIYTGRGDEGDTDLRDMSRVSKSSPRIEAYGTVDEANALIGTIRPTGHDDLDDLLATVQNHLHVVQADLANPDPDPDDPAVEPAHVEVLEDQIDALDEELEPLRSFILPGGSEAGAGLHHARTVTRRAERRVVELAGSEPINETVVTYINRLSDLLFTLGRVANARDGEPEESPTY, encoded by the coding sequence GTGACCATCTACACCGGACGCGGCGACGAGGGCGACACCGACCTCCGAGACATGAGCCGGGTGTCGAAGTCGAGCCCGCGGATCGAGGCGTACGGGACCGTCGACGAGGCGAACGCGCTGATCGGGACGATACGCCCGACCGGCCACGACGACCTCGACGACCTGCTCGCCACCGTCCAGAACCACCTGCACGTCGTGCAGGCCGACCTCGCGAACCCGGACCCCGACCCCGACGACCCCGCGGTCGAACCCGCCCACGTCGAGGTCCTCGAAGACCAGATCGACGCGCTCGACGAGGAGTTGGAGCCGCTTCGGTCGTTTATCCTCCCCGGCGGCAGCGAGGCGGGGGCCGGGCTTCACCACGCGCGCACGGTGACCCGCCGCGCCGAGCGCCGGGTCGTCGAACTCGCCGGCTCGGAGCCGATAAACGAGACGGTCGTCACCTACATCAATCGGCTCTCCGACCTGCTCTTTACCCTCGGACGCGTCGCCAACGCGCGCGACGGCGAGCCCGAGGAGTCGCCGACGTACTGA